The DNA sequence TGGGTTGCTCTACCGTGGTGTTGGCAGGCACCCGAATCACCACGCCATCGCTGGCCATCGCCGTATTGAGGGCTGTAAAGGCATTATCCTGGTAATCGGCGTAGCGGGCAAAATGCGAGCCGATATAATCGGGGTCTGACTTGGCGGCTTCGGCAAAATTCGTGATCTGTACCTGCTCGGCCGGGCTGACAAGGCGCGACAGGTCAGACCGGAATATACCGTTGACGAAAGTAATGATGTTACCGTCGAGATTAGGTATTTGCAGGGGCGTCAGATCGTCAGCTGTAAGCGTCGACGTGTTGTCGAGGTCAAAAGCTTCTTTGAGCAAATTCGCCACGTTGGAATACTTCCATTCTTCGTGCCGAATGGTAGGGAAGCCCAGTAGGTCGAACTGATGCAGTGCTGCCCGCCGAACCTGATGAAGGGGCGTTTTGCTTTCCCCGTTCATACGTTCCTCGTTCGACTGAAAAGCCGCCAGTAACTGGTCTTTAAACTCGTTGTATGATGCGTAAGAGGGAGTCATTTTTTTAGGTATGATGGATGATATAGGATGTATGATATATGGTCTATGATGTACGATGTAGTGTTGGGCAGGTTCTCTATATGAATCATGTCCAATACTTTTAGTCATACATCATACATTACACATCATATATCTTTCATCAGATTGCTTCTACTTCAGCCTTGATCCAATCGTAGCCTTTTTCTTCCAGTTCGAGTGCCAGTTCTTTCGGACCCGACTTTACAATACGGCCCTGATACAGGACGTGCACGTAATCAGGAACGATATAGTCGAGCAGCCGCTGGTAGTGAGTCACAACGATGGTTGCCCGTTCCGGCGACCGCAGTGTGTTTACGCCTTCGGCCACGATGCGCAGGGCGTCGATGTCCAGACCCGAATCGGTTTCGTCCAGAATTGCCAGCTTCGGTTCGAGCATAGCCATCTGGAAGATCTCGTTGCGCTTTTTTTCACCGCCCGAAAACCCTTCGTTCAGTGACCGGCTCAATAATGACTGATCAATATTGACCAGTTTCATCTTCTCTTTCATCAATTTCAGAAACTGCACCGCATCGAGGGGATCTTGCCCGCGATACTTGCGAATTTCGTTCATTGCGGTCTTTAAAAAATTCGTTGTGCTCACGCCCGGAATTTCGACCGGGTATTGAAACGCCAGGAAAATGCCTTCGGCAGCCCGTTCTTCGGGAGCCATGTCCAGCAAGTCCTGACCATCGAACAGCACGCTGCCGCCCGTTACTTCATAGTCCTCGCGGCCCGCCAGTACCGATGCCAGCGTGCTTTTGCCAGCACCGTTGGGACCCATAATGGCATGAACCTCACCGGCGTTAACCTCCAGATTTAGTCCTTTCAGAATTTGTTTTTCGCCGATGGAGGCCTGTAAATTATTGATTGATAACATAATAGAGTGTATCGTAACGGCACAGATGAAGCCACAAAGTTAACAGACGAATTGGGATCTGTTTTGATAGAACAACAAAATCAGGCACTTAAAAGTTGACTTGTCTCTCGCTTAATCCTTCTTCATGAATAGCCTGGTGGCATCTGCATTGCCGTAACTACCTGACCAGGCCGTGTGCGCCAACTGATACGGGTTGGGCAGGGGACTGAATACGGGTAGCAGTGGGGCTCCGGTATCGCACCGACTTCTACGACCGACCAGCTTTGCATAAAACAAATCAGGCCTGCAACACCGGGGTTACAGGCCTGACAGAGCTACCTATTCATTAAACTTATCGTTCTCCGATGCGTGGACCGCGCTTGGTTTGTTTCAGCACGAACGGCACACACACGTCGGCGGGGCATTCGCAGTTGGCTGGCAGAATCACGACCATCATCTCCCGGTAGCAACCTGCTGCGTTGTACACCCGCACCCAGTACGTACCTGAGGTCATTGTCGAGGTCAGCAGACCGTTGGCCGGCAGGCTAACCTTGCCTGCTGTTATAGCGGTACCGGTTTCGAACGTTGGTCCTTTAACCAGTTCGTACGTCAGAACGTTAGCCGTTGTGCTGACCAGACCCGTCAGGGTAATACTGCCATTGGCTTGCACGGCTGTTCCTGAGCAGGTTGGTGTTGTAGCCACCAGATTGAACGGAGCGACCGGTGCATATTCCTCGACAATAAAAGGACAGCAACTGAAGGCTGAACATTCGCCGACCTGGTTATCAACGACCAGTTTGTACTCACCCGGCTCGCTTACGTCCAGTGTATTACTCGTAAAGCTGGTTAACTCAGTCGTTACTCCGGCAAAGGTACGGAACCACTGGTATTTGGTACGACCGGCTGGCACGGATATCCGGTAGGTATACACATCACCCGGGCATACCTTGACGGGTATTGATGTACATACCTGGGCCGTATCACCCGGAATGGTAGCGGTGTTATAGACAATGCCCGAACTATTGGCCGTTGTCTGGAAGGTAAGCGTCAGGCTTTGGCCCGCCGACAGCGTACTGACGGCCCAGAGACTGATTGGCGAGCCTTGCGTAAAGGTAGTACCCGCGGGAGCCGTGGCCGAGTTCGCTACGTATGTCGACCCGGCGCTGAGCGAATCACGAACAACAACACTCTCCGCTAAGCCCGGACCTGTATTTGTCAGTACGAGGGTGTAGGTGAGTAGATCGCCTATTTCAGCCTTTGCCTTATCGACAAACTTGTCGAGCAGCAGGTTGGGGCGGAGCTTCGTATACCCCATGTCGACGGTCAGGTTGTTTTCGTTGGCGGTCAGACTGTAAATGCCCGTCAATCCGGTCACCAGATCACCGTCTGAGTCGGTCACGTCACTTCCTGTGTTCTGAACCGTAGCCGTGTACCCCGCTGGCGATGTAAAGCTCACCGAATAGGGAGTGCCGGGCGTGAGACCCGTGAAGGAGTACAGACCACTTGCATCGGTCGTTGTCGATGCCACCAGTGTACCGGACGAAAGCAGGCTCACTGTAACACCCGGTATCGGCAGGTCCCCTGCATCCTGTTGCCCATTGGCATTTTTGTCTTCGAAGACGTAGTCGCCCAGACTGGCTGTCAGCAGGTAATAACCGGCATCAAGGGTTGTATTGTTCTCACCGGAAGCGAGCGTAACTGACTGCGTCAACCCGTTGACCGGATCGGAATCTTTGGCATCATCAGGCCCCTGGTTGGCAACCGTTGCCGTGTAGCCGGTTGGTGTTGTGAAGCCCACTGCATAGCTCAGGCTGCTGCCCGGCGTCAGGCCTGTGAAGGAGTACAGGCCACTCGCATCCGTTACGGTTGTCGCTGAACTTACCCCATTGATGAACAATTCGACGGTAACATTCGGGATACCTGGTTCACCCGTCTGCTGAATGCCGTCTTTGTTCGTGTCGGCAAAGACGAAGTCGCCTAAGGAAGCTAGCGTGCCAATTGTTACAGTGGCGGTAGTGAAGCAGCCTGGGCCCGTCGTACAGGTAGCCGAGTAGGTCTGAGTGGCACTGGCCAGCGTTACGCTGATCACACTGCTGGTCTCACCCGTTGACCAGCTGACCGAACCCACACAGCCGACGGCTGACAGACTTACCGGCATTCCAGCGGTCAAAAGTGTCGAACTGGCTTGCAGGCTGAGTACGGGTTGGGGCAAGACCGTCACCGTACCCACCGCCGACGTAGTGGAGCCCGTCGAAGTGGTACAGGTAGCGGTATAGCTGGTGTTCTGAGTCAACGCTGTCGTCGTTAGCACTGATCCGGTGGTACCATCACTCCAGACAATGGTGCCTGCACAGCCAACCGCCGTCAGACTGGCGGGTGAGCCGTAACAGACCGTCGCTGAGGTGACGACAATACTACTTGGTTGCACCGTTGTAATATCGAGTGTAGCGGTCGTAAAGCAACTTGGTCCGGTGAGGCAGGTGGCCGAATAGGTCTGGGTGGTCTGTACCGGGCTAACCGTAATAGTGCTGCCTGTATCGCCCGTGCTCCAGCTCACCGTGCCTGCACATCCAACCGCGGATAGGCTCACCGGCGTTCCCGCTGTCACCAGTGTTGAGCTGGCCTGCAGGCTGAGCACGGGCTGGGGTGGTACCGTCACCGTGCCAACTGCTGAGTTGGTCGAACCGGCGGACGTAGTGCAGGTAGCCGTGTAGCTGGTGGTTTGGGTGAGCGTCGGGGTTGTCAGTATTGCGCCCGTCGTGCCGTCGTTCCAGCTTATGGTACCCGTGCAGCCGATAGCGGTCAGGCTAGCCGGTGTACCGTAGCAGACGGTAGCCGAGGTGACCATAATACTGGCCGGTGGCGCAGTGTTGATGATGATTGACGCCGTAGTGAAGCAGCTAGGCCCAGTGGTACAGGTGGCTGAGTAAGTCTGGGTGGTCTGCATGGGGGTGACGGTGATGGTGTTGCCGGTAGCGCCGGTGCTCCAATTCACTGTGCCCACGCAACCAATCGCTGAGAGGCTCACCGGCGTTCCCGCTGTTACTAGGGTTGAACTGGCCTGCAGGCTGAGCACGGGTTGGGGCAGTACCGTTACGGTACCGACGGCCGTACTTGTCGAGCCGGTAGAGGTCGTGCAAGTCGCCGTGTAGCTGGTGGTGGTCGTCAGGGCAGGGGTCGTTAGCACGTTGCCTGCGAAGCCCGTGCTCCAGGTGACTGAACCCGTACAGCCGGTGGCCGTTAAGCTGGCTGGCGAACCGTAGCAGACTATCGCTGAGGTAACCACAATGCTGGCCGGTGGCAGGGTGCTGATCACAATCGAAGCGGTGGTGAAGCAGCTTGGTCCGGTGGTGCAGGTGGCCGAATAAGTTTGCGTGGTCTGTGTCGGTGTCACCGTAATGGTACTACCAGTAGCGCCGGTACTCCAGTTGACCGTGCCCACGCAACCAACTGCGGACAGGCTCACGGGTGTGTTGGCCGTGACCAGTGTTGAGCTGGCCTGCAGGCTGAGTATGGGCTGGGGCAGTACCGTTACCGTACCCACGACTGCGGTCGTCGAGCCGGCGGACGTAGTGCAGGTAGCCGTGTAGCTGGTGGTTTGGGTGAGCGTCGGGGTTGTCAGTATTGCGCCCGTCGTGCCGTCGTTCCAGCTTATGGTACCCGTGCAGCCGATAGCGGTCAGGCTAGCCGGTGTACCGTAGCAGACGGTAGCCGAGGTGACCATAATACTGGCCGGTGGCGCAGTGTTGATGATGATTGACGCCGTAGTGAAGCAGCTAGGCCCAGTGGTACAGGTGGCTGAGTAAGTCTGGGTGGTCTGCATGGGGGTGACGGTGATGGTGTTGCCGGTAGCGCCGGTGCTCCAATTCACTGTGCCCACGCAACCAATCGCTGAGAGGCTCACCGGCGTTCCCGCTGTTACTAGGGTTGAACTGGCCTGCAGGCTGAGCACGGGTTGGGGCAGTACCGTTACGGTACCGACGGCCGTACTTGTCGAGCCGGTAGAGGTCGTGCAAGTCGCCGTGTAGCTGGTGGTGGTCGTCAGGGCAGGGGTCGTTAGCACGTTGCCTGCGAAGCCCGTGCTCCAGGTGACTGAACCCGTACAGCCGGTGGCCGTTAAGCTGGCGGGCGAACCGTAGCAGACTATCGCTGAGGTAACCACAATGCTGGCCGGTGGCAGGGTGCTGATCACAATCGAAGCGGTAGTGAAGCAGCTTGGTCCGGTGGTGCAGGTGGCCGAATAAGTTTGCGTGGTCTGTGTCGGTGTCACCGTAATGGTACTACCAGTAGCGCCGGTACTCCAGTTGACCGTGCCCACGCAACCAACTGCGGACAGGCTCACGGGTGTGTTGGCCGTGACCAGTGTTGAACTGGCCTGCAGGCTGAGTATGGGCTGGGGCAGTACCGTTACCGTACCCACGACTGCGGTCGTCGAGCCGGCGGACGTAGTGCAGGTAGCCGTGTAGCTGGTGGTTTGGGTGAGCGTCGGGGTTGTCAGTATTGCGCCCGTCGTGCCGTCGTTCCAGCTTATGGTACCCGTGCAGCCGATAGCGGTCAGGCTAGCCGGTGTACCGTAGCAGACGGTAGCCGAGGTGACCATAATACTGGCCGGTGGCGCAGTGTTGATGATGATTGACGCCGTAGTGAAGCAGCTAGGCCCAGTGGTACAGGTGGCTGAGTAAGTCTGGGTGGTCTGCATGGGGGTGACGGTGATGGTGCTGCCGGTTACGCCGGTGCTCCAGCTCACCGTGCCCACGCAACCAATCGCTGAGAGGCTCACCGGCGTTCCCGCTGTCACCAGCGTTGAGCTGGGCTGCAGGCTGAGCACGGGCTGGGGTAGTACCGTCACCGTGCTAACTGCTGAGTTGGTCGAACCGGCGGACGTAGTACAGGTAGCGGTGTAGCTGGTGTTTTGAGTAAGGGCTGGCGTTGTGAGCACGTTACCCACGAAGCCCGTATTCCAGGAAATCGTGCCGGTGCAACCGGTAGCTGTCAGGCTAGCAGGTGTACCGTAACAGACGGTAGCTGATGTAACAACAATAGTCGCCGGTGGCTGGGTCGTAATGACAATCGACGCGGTGGTGAAGCAGCCCGGTCCCGTTGTACAGGTTGCAAAGTAAGTCTGAGTTGTGTTTATCGGCGTTACATTGATACTGTTACCTGTCTCTCCGGTTGACCAGCTGACGGTGCCCAGGCAGCCAATGGCTGAGAGACTCACCGGCGTTCCCGCTGTTACTAGGGTTGAACTGGCTTGCAGGCTCAGCACTGGCTGGGGCAGTACCGTTACGGTACCCACCACTGCGGTCGTCGAGCCGGTGGAGGTGGTACAAGTCGCCGTGTAGCTGGTCGTTTGAGTCAGAGTGGGTGTATTGAGTACCCCCCCTACGAAGCCCGTATTCCAGGAAATCGTGCCGGTGCAGCCCGTAGCCGTCAGACTGGCGGGTGATCCGTAGCAAACTGTCGCCGACGTAACGACGATAGTAGCTGGTGGCGCAGTGTTGATGACAATCGACGCGGTGGTGAAGCAGCTAGGCCCAGTGGTACAGGTGGCTGAGTAAGTCTGGGTGGTCTGCATGGGGGTGACGGTGATGGTGCTGCCGGTTATGCCGGTGCTCCAGTTCACTGTGCCCACGCAACCAATCGCGGACAGGCTCACGGGTGTGCTGGCCGTGACCAGTGTTGAACTGGCCTGCAGGCTGAGCACGGGTTGGGGCAGTACCGTTACGGTACCGACGGCCGTACTTGTCGAGCCGGTAGAGGTCGTGCAAGTCGCCGTGTAGCTGGTGGTGGTCGTCAGGGCAGGGGTCGTTAGCACGTTGCCTGCGAAGCCCGTGCTCCAGGTGACTGAACCCGTGCAGCCGGTGGCCGTTAAGCTGGCGGGCGAACCGTAGCAGACTGTCGCTGAGGTAACCACAATGCTGGCCGGTGGCAGGGTGCTGATCACAATCGAAGCGGTAGTGAAGCAGCTTGGTCCGGTGGTGCAGGTGGCCGAATAAGTTTGCGTGGTCTGTGTCGGTGTCACCGTAATGGTACTACCAGTAGCGCCGGTACTCCAGTTGACCGTGCCCACGCAACCAACTGCGGACAGGCTCACGGGTGTGCTGGCCGTGACCAGTGTTGAACTGGCCTGCAGGCTGAGTATGGGCTGGGGCAGTAC is a window from the Spirosoma rigui genome containing:
- the sufC gene encoding Fe-S cluster assembly ATPase SufC — its product is MLSINNLQASIGEKQILKGLNLEVNAGEVHAIMGPNGAGKSTLASVLAGREDYEVTGGSVLFDGQDLLDMAPEERAAEGIFLAFQYPVEIPGVSTTNFLKTAMNEIRKYRGQDPLDAVQFLKLMKEKMKLVNIDQSLLSRSLNEGFSGGEKKRNEIFQMAMLEPKLAILDETDSGLDIDALRIVAEGVNTLRSPERATIVVTHYQRLLDYIVPDYVHVLYQGRIVKSGPKELALELEEKGYDWIKAEVEAI
- a CDS encoding SdrD B-like domain-containing protein, whose protein sequence is MLASNTTRSAWIGTAPLLTTAIPAQTAALFDGPCTSGNLGGIIWFDYNSNGTRESTELARVQGITVKVYNTSGTVVGTSTSDASGNWSVTGIAAYPVRVEFGNIPTYANATYTGTNSRTSVQIVTGASCTVDFGIQNAADYCQTTNPPIVVTCFVNGGINTTAPNDVLVKFDYNSVELPANEGFLAQKSEMGSIYGLAYDRKRKRIYNGAFLKRHAALIEVGGVPQLGAIYRVNTDGTSPTLLVTVSNAGTVASNATRELAPTKLPTQPSHDSDAFGKIGKVGLGDVEISDDMNTLYAVNLNTKELVIMPLDASGNVISQSTVSIPNPCGDNDNRPFGLKFYRNKLYVGVTCTEQTNRVLANLQSSVYEFDVDNNTFNTTPILTTPLNYAKDPVYRSATNVPSTGVDRWRPWSDNYSDGDPAAGTFGSIQGNPQPLLSDIEFDGNGNMLLSYMDRWGHQLGFNNYAPNTTSTTLVQDGITGGDIRRACLINGSYVNEGSAGCSQNTSNPGGNPEFFNGDFYYNAKDAATNFDFYHEEVTIGSMAYLPGKTEVAITALDPVDEYYSGGLLFLSTNSGAKSKTGIEVYTGGNSGANFGKANGLGDLELLCNLAPKQVGNYIWIDTNKNGVQDPNETGLNGVTVQLYKLEGGVATQVASTVTATLNGIPGFYSFSDAQPTTTATAFTVLEDNKTYYVVIGQGGQFNSTNQVLTIGGVNYQLTTANTGAGDQPDANDSDGTIYTPSGLAFSNFPVTSVLVGEAGYVNHTLDFGLIIEEPASISVTSATVCYGTPASLTATGCTGTVTWNTGFTGSVLTIPTATQTTSYTATCTTSTGSTASAVGTVTVYSQPVLNLQSSANPVTAGTPVSLSATGCAGTVNWSTGSTGNFITVTPTQITQTYSATCTTGPNCFTTASITISTAPPASIVVTSATVCYGTPASLTATGCTGSVTWSTGFAGNVLTTPALTTTTSYTATCTTTTGSTAFAVGTVTVLPQPILSLQASSTLVTASTPVSLSAVGCVGTVNWSTGATGSTITVTPTQTTQTYSATCTTGPSCFTTASIVISTLPPASIVVTSATVCYGSPASLTATGCTGSVTWSTGFAGNVLTTPALTTTTSYTATCTTSTGSTSTAVGTVTVLPQPVLSLQASSTLVTASTPVSLSAIGCVGTVNWSTGITGSTITVTPMQTTQTYSATCTTGPSCFTTASIVINTAPPATIVVTSATVCYGSPASLTATGCTGTISWNTGFVGGVLNTPTLTQTTSYTATCTTSTGSTTAVVGTVTVLPQPVLSLQASSTLVTAGTPVSLSAIGCLGTVSWSTGETGNSINVTPINTTQTYFATCTTGPGCFTTASIVITTQPPATIVVTSATVCYGTPASLTATGCTGTISWNTGFVGNVLTTPALTQNTSYTATCTTSAGSTNSAVSTVTVLPQPVLSLQPSSTLVTAGTPVSLSAIGCVGTVSWSTGVTGSTITVTPMQTTQTYSATCTTGPSCFTTASIIINTAPPASIMVTSATVCYGTPASLTAIGCTGTISWNDGTTGAILTTPTLTQTTSYTATCTTSAGSTTAVVGTVTVLPQPILSLQASSTLVTANTPVSLSAVGCVGTVNWSTGATGSTITVTPTQTTQTYSATCTTGPSCFTTASIVISTLPPASIVVTSAIVCYGSPASLTATGCTGSVTWSTGFAGNVLTTPALTTTTSYTATCTTSTGSTSTAVGTVTVLPQPVLSLQASSTLVTAGTPVSLSAIGCVGTVNWSTGATGNTITVTPMQTTQTYSATCTTGPSCFTTASIIINTAPPASIMVTSATVCYGTPASLTAIGCTGTISWNDGTTGAILTTPTLTQTTSYTATCTTSAGSTTAVVGTVTVLPQPILSLQASSTLVTANTPVSLSAVGCVGTVNWSTGATGSTITVTPTQTTQTYSATCTTGPSCFTTASIVISTLPPASIVVTSAIVCYGSPASLTATGCTGSVTWSTGFAGNVLTTPALTTTTSYTATCTTSTGSTSTAVGTVTVLPQPVLSLQASSTLVTAGTPVSLSAIGCVGTVNWSTGATGNTITVTPMQTTQTYSATCTTGPSCFTTASIIINTAPPASIMVTSATVCYGTPASLTAIGCTGTISWNDGTTGAILTTPTLTQTTSYTATCTTSAGSTNSAVGTVTVPPQPVLSLQASSTLVTAGTPVSLSAVGCAGTVSWSTGDTGSTITVSPVQTTQTYSATCLTGPSCFTTATLDITTVQPSSIVVTSATVCYGSPASLTAVGCAGTIVWSDGTTGSVLTTTALTQNTSYTATCTTSTGSTTSAVGTVTVLPQPVLSLQASSTLLTAGMPVSLSAVGCVGSVSWSTGETSSVISVTLASATQTYSATCTTGPGCFTTATVTIGTLASLGDFVFADTNKDGIQQTGEPGIPNVTVELFINGVSSATTVTDASGLYSFTGLTPGSSLSYAVGFTTPTGYTATVANQGPDDAKDSDPVNGLTQSVTLASGENNTTLDAGYYLLTASLGDYVFEDKNANGQQDAGDLPIPGVTVSLLSSGTLVASTTTDASGLYSFTGLTPGTPYSVSFTSPAGYTATVQNTGSDVTDSDGDLVTGLTGIYSLTANENNLTVDMGYTKLRPNLLLDKFVDKAKAEIGDLLTYTLVLTNTGPGLAESVVVRDSLSAGSTYVANSATAPAGTTFTQGSPISLWAVSTLSAGQSLTLTFQTTANSSGIVYNTATIPGDTAQVCTSIPVKVCPGDVYTYRISVPAGRTKYQWFRTFAGVTTELTSFTSNTLDVSEPGEYKLVVDNQVGECSAFSCCPFIVEEYAPVAPFNLVATTPTCSGTAVQANGSITLTGLVSTTANVLTYELVKGPTFETGTAITAGKVSLPANGLLTSTMTSGTYWVRVYNAAGCYREMMVVILPANCECPADVCVPFVLKQTKRGPRIGER